In Coturnix japonica isolate 7356 chromosome 11, Coturnix japonica 2.1, whole genome shotgun sequence, the sequence TGGGTGCCACCAGTCCCCATGCTGGTGGGATCCCTGCCTGGGTCCTGGGGTTCCCACCGGTGCTGGCTTTGtggtccccccaccccaccctgGGGTGCGGGCGCTGTCAGCGCTGCCGCTGCCACAGGTCTTCAAGAACCCCAAGTACAGCGCGCTGACCATCCGCAACGACATCACGCTGATCAAGCTGGccaccccagcacagctgaacGCCCGCGTGGCGCCCGTCTGCCTGCCCCAGGCCACCGACGACTTCCCCGGCGGCATGACCTGCGTCACCACGGGCTGGGGGCTCCTCAACTCCAAAGGTAGCACAGCGTGGCCCCATCCCCGTCCTTCCTTACCCCCGGCCCCGTGCTGAGCCGGCACTGATGGCTGCCTCCCATCACTGACAGATGAGAACACGCCGGCCATCCTGCAGCAAGCGGCCCTTCCCCTGCTCACCAACGCGCAGTGCAAGGAGTACTGGGGCTTCCGCATCTACAACGTGATGGTGTGCGCTGGGGCCGATGGCAGCTCTTCCTGCATGGTGGGTGCCCTGCGCCCTGAAGCGCGGCCCCCAAGCCCTCTGCTCCCCATGCCCACAGCCCCCCCGCTCCATACCCACATCCTCTCCCCTCTGCCCGCAGGGTGACTCCGGTGGCCCGCTGGTGTGCCAGAAGGACGGCGCCTGGACGCTGGTGGGCATCGTCTcgtggggcagcagcacctgctccaCCTCCACACCTGGTGTCTATGCTCGTGTCACTGAGCTCCGCGAATGGATCGACTCCGTGGTGGCAGCCAACTGAGGCCCCAAATAAAGATTCACTCCCACAACATGTTCTTGTGTTcttgctgcagccctgggctgggcATGGCTGGCTGTGGTTTGACATGGAGACACCTGGTAGCAGTGGGGTGCATCCAGCTGGGCAGGGGACACTGGGTTGTGCAGGGAACAACTGTTTGTAAGCAGACTTGGTGATGAAGTGCGGACTTCTGGTTGCAATGCCTTGTGGCCGCCAGGCGAGCAGTGCTGCACTCTGACCCCACgcgctgtgcagggctgtgtgtctGCAGTCAGATAACGCTGTGCATGgcgctgtgctgtgcctggagCCACCTTAACAGCGGGCGGGAGGGAACTGGGAGCACGGGACCACGTGCAGCCCcaggcacagctccagcccAACATGGCCCTGCGGCACGCGCTGCAGCTGGTGGGAGCCGTGGGGCGGCGCGGGTGCTGCAGCCAGGTGCGTTGGGACGGGGGCTGTGAGGGGTCTCCTCACATGCTGACCCGACCATGCTCTGACCAGCCCccctcccgcagcccccgctgccccccgT encodes:
- the LOC107319077 gene encoding chymotrypsinogen A-like, with the translated sequence MALLWLLGCLALAGSARAALPSCGVPAITPVIRGYNRIVNGEPAVPGSWPWQVSLQRYGNFHFCGGSLISEQWVVTAAHCGVKTSDTVVLGEYDQETDSGDVKRLSIAKVFKNPKYSALTIRNDITLIKLATPAQLNARVAPVCLPQATDDFPGGMTCVTTGWGLLNSKDENTPAILQQAALPLLTNAQCKEYWGFRIYNVMVCAGADGSSSCMGDSGGPLVCQKDGAWTLVGIVSWGSSTCSTSTPGVYARVTELREWIDSVVAAN